Proteins encoded in a region of the Haloarchaeobius salinus genome:
- a CDS encoding PA14 domain-containing protein, with protein sequence MQGGMDERGLNSQIAVVLIVAIAFVAAGAVFLTGTSLTGLLGEPTPQAEFEFQYDAETGVLDVSHSGGQSLSNTNTGAVTIQVSPADGGMRRNYTWVGGNDFEMRAGERLRLNATNSPVAGNVTYPTAFRQGDTVRVVWDAPGDDGRTAILAEYRVPTDAAPSVGLAQGLTYEYYEASGQYSSMPNFASETPKRTGPTSTFDISLRDRGSEFAFRFTGYVEVPEDGQYTFYTNSDDGSELYVDGTRVVDNRGLHGARERSGTVTLSAGLHPITVTHFEHTGSEVLDVSWEGPTFGKEAVPASALYTQPSTVAAFDATCVGYNCSFDAGSSRDDGGTVQSYEWEFGDGNTTTTSGPTVDHEYTSDGDRTVSLTVQGSSGRSDTTSQTVAVEDLRAPDSPGSTTQGLEYEYHEGYWNSLPNFDGLSPETTGTSTNFDISVRERDDEFAVRYTGYVEVPEDGQYTFWTGSDDGSRLEIGNEVVVDNDGTHPYEEESGTIDLEAGTHRITVTFFERTGQESLSVFWAGPGFGREQIPDSVLVRNDSAASLSSLTVQGSPAVRFPAAGNTFGGIFTGDQVDEPRIGPRCTTTTTYQRSDGAEY encoded by the coding sequence GTGCAAGGGGGAATGGACGAGCGGGGGTTGAACTCGCAGATCGCGGTCGTGCTCATCGTCGCCATCGCGTTCGTCGCGGCCGGGGCGGTGTTCCTGACAGGGACGAGTCTGACCGGGCTGCTCGGCGAGCCGACGCCGCAGGCGGAGTTCGAGTTCCAGTACGACGCGGAGACGGGTGTCCTCGACGTGTCCCACAGCGGCGGGCAGTCGCTGTCGAACACGAACACCGGGGCGGTGACGATACAGGTGTCGCCGGCCGACGGCGGGATGCGCCGGAACTACACGTGGGTCGGCGGCAACGACTTCGAGATGCGGGCTGGCGAGCGCCTGCGGCTGAACGCGACGAACAGCCCCGTCGCGGGCAACGTGACGTACCCGACCGCGTTCCGGCAGGGCGACACGGTCCGGGTGGTCTGGGATGCACCGGGCGACGACGGCCGGACCGCCATCCTCGCCGAGTACCGGGTGCCGACCGACGCCGCCCCGTCCGTCGGGCTGGCCCAGGGGCTCACCTACGAGTACTACGAGGCGAGCGGCCAGTACAGTTCGATGCCGAACTTCGCGAGCGAGACGCCGAAGCGGACCGGCCCGACCAGCACGTTCGACATCTCGCTGCGCGACCGCGGGTCGGAGTTCGCCTTCCGATTCACGGGCTACGTCGAGGTGCCCGAGGACGGCCAGTACACGTTCTACACGAATTCCGACGACGGCAGCGAGCTGTACGTCGACGGGACCCGGGTCGTCGACAACCGGGGGCTGCACGGTGCCCGCGAGCGCTCGGGTACGGTCACGCTCTCGGCGGGCCTACACCCGATCACCGTCACGCACTTCGAGCACACCGGCAGCGAGGTGCTCGACGTGTCGTGGGAGGGACCGACCTTCGGCAAAGAGGCGGTGCCGGCAAGCGCGCTCTACACCCAGCCGTCGACCGTCGCCGCGTTCGACGCGACCTGTGTCGGCTACAACTGCTCGTTCGACGCCGGGTCGTCCCGCGATGATGGCGGCACGGTCCAGTCCTACGAGTGGGAGTTCGGCGACGGGAACACGACGACCACGAGCGGACCGACGGTCGACCACGAGTACACGTCTGACGGCGACCGGACCGTCAGCCTGACCGTCCAGGGGTCGAGCGGACGGAGCGACACGACCAGCCAGACCGTGGCCGTCGAGGACCTCCGCGCGCCGGACTCGCCGGGGAGTACCACGCAGGGCCTCGAGTACGAGTACCACGAGGGCTACTGGAACAGCCTGCCGAACTTCGACGGCCTCTCGCCGGAGACGACCGGCACGAGCACCAACTTCGACATCTCGGTCCGGGAGCGGGACGACGAGTTCGCCGTCCGCTACACCGGCTACGTCGAGGTGCCCGAGGACGGCCAGTACACGTTCTGGACCGGGTCGGACGACGGCAGCCGACTGGAGATCGGCAACGAGGTCGTCGTCGACAACGACGGCACCCACCCCTACGAGGAGGAGTCGGGCACCATCGACCTGGAGGCTGGCACCCACCGCATCACCGTCACGTTCTTCGAACGGACCGGCCAGGAGTCGTTGTCGGTGTTCTGGGCAGGTCCGGGCTTCGGAAGGGAGCAGATTCCCGACAGCGTACTGGTCAGGAACGACAGCGCCGCGTCGCTGTCCAGCCTGACAGTGCAGGGTTCGCCGGCGGTTCGGTTCCCAGCCGCTGGGAACACGTTCGGGGGTATTTTTACCGGCGACCAAGTAGACGAACCGAGGATTGGTCCCCGATGCACGACGACGACGACGTACCAGCGAAGCGACGGCGCGGAGTACTGA
- a CDS encoding PadR family transcriptional regulator, with amino-acid sequence MHDLTGFQRDLLYVIAGKDEPHGLAIKEELENYYEKEIHHGRLYPNLDTLVDKGLVEKGQRDRRTNFYTLTRRGRREISARDEWESQYVE; translated from the coding sequence ATGCACGACCTGACAGGATTCCAGCGCGATTTACTGTATGTAATCGCCGGGAAAGACGAACCACACGGACTCGCGATCAAGGAAGAGCTAGAGAACTACTACGAGAAGGAGATCCACCACGGTCGCCTCTATCCGAACCTCGACACACTCGTCGACAAGGGCCTCGTCGAGAAGGGCCAGCGTGACCGTCGGACCAACTTCTACACGCTGACGCGCCGTGGCCGTCGGGAGATCAGCGCCCGCGACGAGTGGGAGTCGCAGTACGTCGAGTGA
- the tbsP gene encoding transcriptional regulator TbsP, whose translation MSSNLLDRQIDDILHTVLEDTTGDVFVVNPSADAIEEFVRVATRFEGELPTVHMLADERTLKDVMDDFIVASNAADLVDRDALELRTVEETPENSLLVTEDSVVALVTAGNRVGGLTTEDDEFVATAYDAYMASWEDAEAFKLRTPPISRVRESLETDISPEAEADFTNILDSLETARGDGEGLDEVTISLLVAAKNEALLYDISKWGEDVGIASKATFSRTKTKLEDMGLIDTEKVPIDVGRPRLRLKIGDDRLRNADNGQLATVAQSILN comes from the coding sequence ATGAGTTCGAATTTACTCGACAGACAGATTGACGATATCCTCCACACCGTGCTGGAGGATACCACGGGCGACGTGTTCGTGGTGAACCCGTCGGCCGACGCCATCGAGGAGTTCGTCCGCGTCGCGACTCGCTTCGAGGGCGAGCTTCCGACGGTCCACATGCTCGCCGACGAGCGGACCCTGAAGGACGTCATGGACGACTTCATCGTGGCGTCGAACGCGGCGGACCTCGTCGACCGGGACGCGCTCGAACTCCGCACGGTCGAGGAGACCCCGGAGAACTCGCTGCTCGTCACCGAGGACAGCGTCGTCGCGCTCGTCACGGCGGGCAACCGTGTCGGTGGGCTGACGACCGAGGACGACGAGTTCGTCGCGACGGCGTACGACGCCTACATGGCGTCCTGGGAGGACGCGGAGGCGTTCAAGCTCCGGACGCCCCCGATCTCGCGCGTCCGCGAGTCACTGGAGACCGACATCAGCCCCGAGGCCGAGGCGGACTTCACGAACATCCTCGACTCGCTCGAGACCGCACGTGGTGACGGCGAGGGACTCGACGAGGTCACCATCTCGCTGCTCGTCGCCGCGAAGAACGAGGCACTGCTGTACGACATCAGCAAGTGGGGCGAGGACGTGGGCATCGCCAGCAAGGCGACGTTCTCCCGCACGAAGACGAAGCTCGAGGACATGGGCCTCATCGACACCGAGAAGGTCCCCATCGACGTCGGCCGGCCGCGCCTGCGTCTGAAAATCGGCGACGACCGCCTGCGCAACGCCGACAACGGCCAGCTCGCGACGGTCGCACAGTCCATCCTCAACTGA
- a CDS encoding AI-2E family transporter, translating into MWGHDVRRSEAAWWLLAFTLGAILFWVFYSFVGTFVFGVFIYYATRPIYRRMRRRGVRPPSLAATVAIFTLALPFLLLLAYAIAIGLQELNAFLENVQEQQANGGGGTGVDQISEVLEPYFDIASAVNNPEQLLSDPEGLDLVTNLASDAQGYVGFVSTGLLHLFVMIAIAFYLLRDGHRLSRWFRTTFGDDRGVLAAYLRVVDRDFRNIFFGNILNAFLTGIIGTISYSLLNVYAPPGGAIPYAALVGLLAGAASLIPVVGMKLVYFPVAGFLFFRAATEEPTGAFWFPVVFVAVSFVIVDVIPDLVLRPYVSGRNLHVGSVMFAYIFGPLLFGWYGIFLGPMLLVLSVHFARLVLPELLNAERVQPYAVDPSHFETATDQPAETGTEDVPGGSPAGQSDE; encoded by the coding sequence ATGTGGGGCCACGACGTCCGACGTTCGGAGGCCGCGTGGTGGCTGCTCGCGTTCACCCTCGGTGCCATCCTGTTCTGGGTGTTCTACTCGTTCGTCGGCACGTTCGTCTTCGGCGTGTTCATCTACTACGCGACCCGGCCCATCTACCGCCGGATGCGGCGACGCGGTGTCAGACCACCGAGCCTGGCGGCGACCGTCGCCATCTTCACCCTCGCTCTGCCGTTCCTACTCCTGCTCGCCTACGCCATCGCCATCGGTCTCCAGGAGCTGAACGCCTTCCTCGAGAACGTCCAGGAGCAACAGGCGAACGGCGGCGGCGGCACGGGTGTCGACCAGATCTCGGAGGTGCTCGAGCCGTACTTCGACATCGCCTCGGCGGTCAACAACCCCGAACAGCTCCTCTCGGACCCGGAGGGCCTCGACCTCGTCACGAACCTCGCGAGCGACGCACAGGGGTACGTCGGCTTCGTGAGCACCGGCCTGCTCCACCTGTTCGTGATGATCGCCATCGCGTTCTACCTGCTGCGGGACGGCCACCGGCTCTCGCGGTGGTTCCGGACCACGTTCGGCGACGACCGCGGCGTGCTCGCGGCCTACCTCCGCGTCGTCGACCGCGACTTCAGGAACATCTTCTTCGGGAACATCCTGAACGCCTTCCTCACGGGTATCATCGGGACCATCTCCTACAGCCTCCTGAACGTGTACGCGCCCCCGGGCGGAGCCATCCCGTACGCCGCACTCGTCGGCCTGCTGGCCGGCGCGGCAAGCCTCATCCCGGTCGTCGGCATGAAGCTCGTCTACTTCCCGGTCGCCGGCTTCCTGTTCTTCCGTGCGGCGACCGAGGAGCCGACCGGCGCGTTCTGGTTCCCGGTGGTGTTCGTCGCCGTCTCGTTCGTCATCGTCGACGTCATCCCCGACCTCGTGTTGCGTCCCTACGTCTCGGGGCGGAACCTCCACGTCGGGTCGGTGATGTTCGCGTACATCTTCGGGCCGCTGCTCTTCGGCTGGTACGGCATCTTCCTCGGACCGATGCTGCTGGTGCTCTCGGTCCACTTCGCACGACTGGTGCTGCCGGAGCTGCTCAACGCGGAACGCGTCCAGCCCTACGCGGTCGACCCGTCGCACTTCGAGACGGCGACGGACCAACCGGCGGAGACTGGAACAGAAGATGTGCCCGGTGGCTCCCCTGCGGGTCAGAGTGACGAGTGA
- the glyA gene encoding serine hydroxymethyltransferase: MDYEHVREVDPAVADALSGEVTRQNETLAMIASENHVSEAVLEAQGSALTNKYAEGYPGKRYYGGCEYADQVENLAIERAEELWGAEHVNVQPHSGTQANQAVYFAMLEPGDRILSMELSHGGHLSHGHPANFTGQLYEVESYEVDPETGYIDYDELHTMAEEFEPDIVVSGYSAYPRTVDWERIQAAADAADALHLADIAHITGLVAGGAHPSPVGIADFVTGSTHKTIRAGRGGIVMCDEEYADDIDSAVFPGGQGGPLMHNIAGKAVGFKEALEPEFEEYAAQTVRNAKALAEGLQEHGFSLVSEGTDNHLVLVDLRPSHPDTTGGDAEEALEDTGIVLNANTVPGETRSAFNPSGIRIGTPALTTRGFDEEDLRVVADCIKKVVDAPEDEAVKSEVEATVAELCDANPLYE, encoded by the coding sequence ATGGACTACGAGCACGTCCGCGAGGTCGACCCGGCGGTCGCAGACGCCCTCTCTGGCGAGGTCACACGCCAGAACGAGACGCTGGCGATGATCGCGAGCGAGAACCACGTCTCCGAGGCAGTGCTGGAGGCCCAGGGCTCGGCACTGACGAATAAGTACGCCGAGGGCTACCCCGGCAAGCGGTACTACGGGGGCTGCGAGTACGCCGACCAGGTCGAGAACCTGGCCATCGAGCGCGCCGAGGAGCTCTGGGGTGCAGAGCACGTCAACGTCCAGCCCCACTCCGGGACCCAGGCCAACCAGGCGGTCTACTTCGCGATGCTCGAACCCGGCGACAGGATCCTCTCGATGGAGCTGAGCCACGGCGGCCACCTCAGCCACGGCCACCCCGCGAACTTCACCGGCCAGCTCTACGAGGTCGAGTCGTACGAGGTCGACCCCGAGACGGGCTACATCGACTACGACGAGCTCCACACGATGGCCGAGGAGTTCGAGCCGGACATCGTCGTCTCCGGCTACTCCGCGTACCCCCGCACGGTGGACTGGGAGCGGATCCAGGCGGCCGCCGACGCCGCCGACGCGCTCCATCTCGCCGACATCGCCCACATCACCGGGCTCGTCGCCGGCGGCGCGCACCCCTCCCCGGTCGGCATCGCCGACTTCGTCACCGGCTCGACGCACAAGACCATCCGCGCGGGCCGCGGCGGCATCGTCATGTGCGACGAGGAGTACGCAGACGACATCGACTCGGCCGTCTTCCCCGGCGGGCAGGGCGGTCCGCTCATGCACAACATCGCCGGCAAGGCCGTCGGCTTCAAGGAGGCGCTGGAGCCCGAGTTCGAGGAGTACGCCGCACAGACCGTCCGGAACGCGAAGGCGCTCGCCGAGGGGCTCCAGGAGCACGGCTTCAGCCTCGTCTCCGAGGGCACCGACAACCACCTCGTGCTCGTCGACCTCCGGCCGTCCCACCCGGACACCACCGGCGGCGACGCCGAGGAGGCGCTGGAAGACACCGGCATCGTGCTCAACGCGAACACCGTCCCCGGCGAGACGCGCTCGGCGTTCAACCCGTCGGGCATCCGCATCGGCACGCCCGCGCTGACCACCCGCGGCTTCGACGAGGAGGACCTCCGGGTCGTCGCCGACTGCATCAAGAAGGTCGTCGACGCACCGGAGGACGAGGCCGTCAAGAGCGAGGTCGAGGCGACCGTCGCGGAGCTGTGCGACGCGAACCCGCTGTACGAGTAA
- a CDS encoding amphi-Trp domain-containing protein has protein sequence MPEEVLFKTEAMRTRADVAEYLRTVADKLDGGESLTLTAGNDSVTMDPPERVEFEVKAERETSKGASEGELSIEFELEWDERQSGGAGDTGDLAIE, from the coding sequence ATGCCAGAAGAAGTCCTGTTCAAGACAGAGGCGATGCGGACCCGTGCAGACGTCGCCGAGTACCTGCGGACCGTCGCGGACAAGCTCGACGGCGGCGAGTCCCTGACGCTCACCGCCGGCAACGACTCGGTCACGATGGACCCGCCGGAGCGCGTCGAGTTCGAGGTCAAGGCCGAACGCGAGACGAGCAAGGGCGCAAGCGAGGGCGAGCTCAGCATCGAGTTCGAACTCGAGTGGGACGAACGTCAGTCCGGCGGTGCCGGCGACACCGGCGACCTCGCCATCGAGTAA
- a CDS encoding helix-turn-helix domain-containing protein gives MAKYSTGDSSGGGDGDTCELCGAASDRLRLANVAGAELEVCPDCAPHDDAQKTTSGSSDDGSSRERGERKRNAARNTARTSNWDGDTSHWEEGGTNYDDDQLPYLVKDYGKTLTEARQDAGLQRDELAEELDTDEADIIAVEQGRAARAGIGGGLIAKLEDRLDVQLSES, from the coding sequence ATGGCGAAGTACTCGACGGGCGACTCGTCGGGTGGTGGCGACGGTGACACCTGCGAACTCTGCGGTGCGGCCAGCGACCGACTCCGGCTGGCGAACGTCGCCGGAGCGGAACTGGAGGTCTGTCCCGACTGCGCCCCGCACGACGACGCCCAGAAGACGACGAGCGGTTCCAGCGACGACGGCAGCAGCCGCGAACGCGGCGAGCGCAAGCGCAACGCCGCCCGGAACACGGCCCGCACCTCCAACTGGGACGGTGACACCTCCCACTGGGAGGAGGGCGGCACGAACTACGACGACGACCAGCTCCCCTACCTCGTGAAGGACTACGGCAAGACACTGACCGAGGCCCGGCAGGACGCCGGCCTCCAGCGGGACGAACTCGCCGAGGAACTCGACACCGATGAGGCCGACATCATCGCCGTCGAGCAGGGCCGGGCGGCGCGTGCTGGCATCGGCGGCGGCCTCATCGCGAAGCTCGAGGACAGACTCGACGTGCAGCTTTCGGAATCCTGA
- a CDS encoding MgtC/SapB family protein yields MNVVLQGSASLSLDSTVIRLLLAGALGMFLGLEREWSQKSAGVRTFSLIAVAGGVFTLLAMETQWGGLLHIIGGVLVVAQGVVLAVRGLMEGGESGLALTTSMSMLVTYGVGALVVAGFVLEGVTVAVLSSMLLVLKRELHSFADNLSREEVRSGAEFAILAFVVYPLLPPGEQTYAYERLGVEAIQIEPRVVWLMVVTVAAIGIVNYAVVLMYGSRGIAVTGFFGGLASSTAVVGSMMDHVRQHDDAVSYAVAAILLADAAMAIRNLFIVVAFSVSTDILVPTAVPLVMLVLASFAVAAWSADWRDSVEMDLESPFSLRYALGFGVMFLVVLVVGAVAEAQFGAEGFIATAVASGLVSSAGATTSAVLLHRGGTLTTSTTVISILAATASSVLVKAALTAASPNRRFARRVAVFSGVLVVVGGVATVAVLFA; encoded by the coding sequence GTGAACGTCGTGCTTCAGGGGTCCGCGAGCCTCTCGCTGGACAGTACGGTCATCCGGTTGCTCCTCGCCGGAGCCCTCGGGATGTTCCTCGGCCTCGAGCGCGAGTGGTCACAGAAGTCGGCCGGGGTCCGGACGTTCTCGCTCATCGCGGTCGCGGGGGGCGTGTTCACGCTGCTCGCCATGGAGACCCAGTGGGGCGGGCTGTTGCACATCATCGGTGGTGTCCTCGTCGTCGCACAGGGTGTGGTGCTCGCGGTTCGGGGGCTGATGGAAGGCGGGGAGAGCGGGCTGGCGCTGACGACCTCGATGTCGATGCTCGTGACCTACGGCGTCGGCGCGCTCGTCGTCGCCGGGTTCGTCCTGGAGGGTGTCACCGTCGCGGTGCTGTCGTCGATGCTCCTCGTGCTCAAACGGGAGCTGCACTCGTTCGCGGACAACCTCTCGCGCGAGGAGGTGCGCTCGGGGGCGGAGTTCGCCATCCTCGCGTTCGTCGTCTACCCCCTGCTCCCGCCTGGAGAGCAGACGTACGCGTACGAGCGCCTGGGCGTCGAGGCTATCCAGATCGAGCCACGGGTCGTCTGGCTCATGGTCGTCACGGTCGCGGCCATCGGCATCGTCAACTACGCGGTCGTGCTGATGTACGGGAGCCGGGGCATCGCCGTCACCGGCTTCTTCGGCGGGCTGGCGTCCTCGACGGCTGTCGTCGGGTCGATGATGGACCACGTCCGACAGCACGACGACGCCGTCTCCTACGCCGTCGCGGCCATCCTGCTGGCCGACGCCGCGATGGCGATCCGGAACCTGTTCATCGTCGTCGCCTTCTCGGTTTCGACGGACATCCTCGTCCCGACGGCGGTACCGCTCGTGATGCTCGTCCTGGCGTCGTTCGCGGTCGCGGCCTGGTCGGCGGACTGGCGCGACAGCGTCGAGATGGACCTGGAGAGCCCGTTCTCGCTGCGGTACGCGCTCGGCTTCGGCGTGATGTTCCTCGTGGTTCTCGTGGTCGGTGCCGTGGCGGAGGCCCAGTTCGGGGCGGAGGGGTTCATCGCCACCGCGGTCGCCTCCGGCCTGGTGTCGAGTGCCGGTGCGACCACCTCGGCCGTCCTGTTACACCGTGGCGGGACCCTCACCACCTCGACGACCGTCATATCGATACTGGCAGCGACGGCCTCCTCGGTGCTGGTGAAGGCCGCACTCACCGCCGCGAGCCCGAACCGACGGTTCGCGCGGCGGGTCGCCGTCTTCAGCGGCGTGCTCGTCGTCGTCGGCGGTGTCGCCACGGTCGCCGTCCTGTTCGCGTGA